From the Paraburkholderia sp. PREW-6R genome, one window contains:
- a CDS encoding ferredoxin--NADP reductase — MSNLNSQTVLSVHHWTDTLFSFTCTRDPSFRFENGQFTMVGLEVDGKPLIRAYSLASANYEEHLEFLSIKVQDGPLTSRLQHLKVGDEVLIGKKPVGTLMADNLLPGKTLWLLSTGTGLAPFMSIIKDPDIYDRYERVVLTHTCRFVDELAYKEYITDHLPAHEHLGELVQEKLLYYPTVTREAFQNRGRITELIETEKLFADLGVPGFSLENDRVMLCGSPHMLRDTRKLLDDLGFQEGSNNAPGHYVVEKAFVG, encoded by the coding sequence ATGAGCAACCTCAATTCACAAACCGTCCTGAGCGTCCATCACTGGACCGATACGCTTTTCAGCTTCACCTGCACGCGCGATCCGTCGTTCCGTTTCGAAAACGGCCAGTTCACGATGGTGGGCCTCGAAGTCGACGGCAAGCCGCTGATTCGCGCTTACAGCCTTGCGAGTGCGAACTACGAAGAGCACCTCGAATTCCTCAGCATCAAGGTGCAGGACGGGCCGCTCACGTCGCGCCTGCAGCATCTGAAAGTGGGTGACGAGGTCCTGATCGGCAAGAAGCCGGTCGGCACGCTGATGGCCGACAACCTGCTGCCGGGCAAGACGCTGTGGCTCCTGTCCACCGGCACGGGCCTCGCGCCGTTCATGTCGATCATCAAGGATCCGGATATTTATGATCGCTACGAGCGCGTCGTGCTGACGCACACCTGCCGCTTCGTCGACGAACTCGCGTACAAGGAATACATCACGGACCACCTGCCGGCGCACGAGCACCTCGGCGAACTGGTGCAGGAGAAATTGCTGTATTACCCGACCGTTACGCGCGAAGCATTCCAGAATCGCGGCCGTATCACCGAGCTGATCGAAACCGAAAAGCTGTTCGCCGACCTCGGCGTGCCGGGCTTCTCGCTCGAAAACGACCGCGTGATGCTCTGCGGCAGCCCGCACATGCTGCGTGACACCCGCAAGCTGCTTGACGACCTCGGCTTCCAGGAAGGCAGCAACAACGCGCCGGGCCATTACGTCGTTGAAAAGGCTTTTGTGGGGTAA
- a CDS encoding ABC transporter permease codes for MKKNLPILLALAALIVFGLVRYEHFGSAYNITSFWRYNSMFALISVGMAFVIITGGIDLSVGTVAALSSVVAALMSVHGGWVAVVAGCAAGLAVGVLNGVIITRLKILPFIVTLATSLGAHGVALLLGKNDAVSIAADSNFGNFGQGDLYGLPIPGIVAVIVAVAGWLALRSTRFGRHALAVGGSEEAARLMGLNVDRTLIMAYAVSGLLAGMAGAILAAQFGAGQPNEGVGWELFAISAVVLGGTLLTGGEGSIAMTIAGVLLLGIVFNLLNFENGLGFISLSAYWQSVIRGGFLLLVIVLQARVLKQRGKKRAAATA; via the coding sequence ATGAAAAAAAATCTTCCTATCCTGCTCGCGCTCGCCGCGTTGATCGTATTCGGCCTCGTGCGTTACGAGCATTTCGGCTCGGCGTACAACATCACGTCGTTCTGGCGCTACAACTCGATGTTCGCGCTGATCTCGGTGGGCATGGCGTTCGTCATCATCACGGGCGGCATCGATCTGTCGGTCGGCACGGTGGCAGCGCTCTCCAGCGTGGTCGCGGCGCTGATGAGCGTGCACGGCGGCTGGGTCGCGGTGGTCGCGGGCTGCGCGGCGGGTCTCGCGGTGGGCGTGCTCAACGGGGTCATCATCACGCGCCTGAAGATTCTGCCTTTCATCGTGACACTGGCAACGAGTCTCGGCGCACACGGCGTCGCGTTGCTGCTGGGCAAGAACGACGCGGTGTCGATCGCGGCGGACTCGAATTTCGGCAACTTCGGTCAGGGTGATCTGTACGGGCTGCCGATTCCAGGGATCGTCGCCGTGATCGTGGCGGTGGCGGGTTGGCTCGCGCTGCGCAGCACGCGCTTCGGACGGCATGCGCTGGCGGTCGGCGGCAGCGAGGAAGCGGCGCGGCTGATGGGTCTGAACGTCGACCGCACGCTGATCATGGCTTACGCGGTCAGCGGCCTGCTCGCCGGCATGGCAGGCGCGATCCTCGCCGCGCAGTTCGGTGCCGGCCAGCCGAACGAAGGCGTGGGCTGGGAGCTGTTCGCGATCTCGGCGGTGGTGCTCGGCGGCACGCTCCTCACCGGCGGCGAAGGGTCGATCGCGATGACGATTGCCGGCGTGCTGCTGCTCGGGATCGTGTTCAATCTGCTGAATTTCGAGAATGGACTCGGGTTCATCAGTCTGTCGGCGTACTGGCAATCGGTGATTCGCGGCGGGTTCCTGCTGCTCGTGATCGTGTTGCAGGCTCGCGTGCTGAAACAGCGCGGAAAGAAGCGCGCCGCTGCGACAGCGTGA
- a CDS encoding ABC transporter permease, whose product MALKLHTESLGSEPRNGDSGSPTPAAAAPTVTPRVGPATTVQKWRRLAMQREVIVLLAMVLFNLIFTPHFWSLQTFNVNMTQVVTIVIVGIGMTLVVATGGIDLSVGASMAISGALAPMLFMNIPGPGGIALAFVLPVLAAAACGVFNGFLVTKLAVQPIVATLVLFIAGRGIAQVVTDGSLQAFNNPAFQWIALGKVAGVPFQVLLMLALVVVFVWVVRKTLFGQYLLITGGNEKAAYLCGVPTATVKLIAYTLCAALAGLAGLISISVNSSSDANVVGLGVELDAIAAVAVGGTALTGGKAYIGGTLIGALIIQLLRYTLLAHGIPDAAALVVKAGIIVAAVYVQRRSR is encoded by the coding sequence ATGGCGCTTAAGTTGCACACCGAGTCGTTGGGCAGCGAACCGCGCAACGGCGACAGCGGCTCACCGACGCCCGCGGCGGCCGCCCCAACCGTCACGCCGCGCGTCGGGCCGGCGACCACGGTGCAGAAATGGCGTCGTCTCGCGATGCAGCGCGAAGTCATCGTGCTGCTCGCGATGGTGCTGTTCAACCTCATTTTCACGCCGCATTTCTGGTCGCTGCAGACCTTCAACGTGAATATGACGCAGGTGGTGACGATCGTGATCGTCGGCATCGGCATGACGCTCGTGGTGGCCACGGGCGGCATCGATCTGTCCGTCGGTGCGTCGATGGCGATTTCCGGTGCGCTCGCGCCGATGCTGTTCATGAACATTCCAGGGCCGGGCGGCATCGCGCTCGCGTTCGTGCTGCCGGTGCTGGCCGCCGCGGCGTGCGGCGTTTTCAACGGGTTTCTGGTCACGAAGTTAGCGGTGCAGCCGATCGTCGCGACGCTCGTGCTGTTCATCGCGGGGCGCGGCATTGCGCAGGTCGTGACGGACGGCAGCCTGCAGGCGTTCAACAACCCGGCGTTCCAGTGGATAGCGCTCGGCAAGGTCGCGGGCGTGCCGTTCCAGGTGCTGCTGATGCTCGCGCTGGTCGTGGTGTTCGTGTGGGTCGTACGCAAGACGCTGTTTGGCCAGTATCTGCTTATCACCGGCGGCAACGAAAAGGCAGCCTATCTGTGCGGTGTGCCGACCGCGACGGTCAAGCTGATCGCCTACACGCTCTGCGCGGCGCTCGCCGGGCTGGCGGGGCTGATCTCGATATCGGTGAATTCGTCGTCGGATGCGAACGTGGTCGGGCTCGGCGTGGAGCTGGATGCGATCGCGGCAGTCGCCGTCGGCGGGACCGCGCTGACGGGCGGCAAGGCGTACATCGGCGGTACGCTGATTGGCGCGCTCATTATCCAGTTGCTGCGCTACACGCTGCTCGCGCACGGCATTCCCGACGCAGCAGCGCTGGTCGTGAAGGCCGGCATCATCGTCGCGGCGGTGTATGTGCAGCGTCGCTCGCGCTAA
- a CDS encoding sugar ABC transporter ATP-binding protein: MQDIGISFGGVAALRGANLSVAAGEVHALIGQNGAGKSTMIKILTGAYRRGSGTVRFEGREVDFRTPKEAREAGISTIYQEINLVPFRSVAENIYLGREPRRFGLIDWRAVQTRAAALLESFGLQIDVKKPVGRYSTAIQQMVALARAVSSDAKMVIMDESTSSLDEREVELLFTVVRKLRDDGRAVIFVSHRLDELYALCDRVTVMRDGQTVAQSRMADMDKLQLVTTMLGRTLAAVVQDDTEAREANLARRGKQAMSVSHISAHPKVNDVSLEVHAGEAVGLAGLLGSGRTETMRLMFGADPLEQGSLSINGETVALKSPQDAISRGLAYLTEDRKAEGIVPELSVRDNLTLVCLRTLARNGVVDVKKQQAIVERFIASLGIKLRSADQPIRELSGGNQQKVLLARWLAAEPSLLLLDEPTRGIDVGAKADVAKIVRELRDAGLAVLLSASELEELTAVADRAVVIRDGRTVAELNGANMSETAIMDAIAYGSKGQSQLAEAAQSTQASNIEDALEGDRHGA, encoded by the coding sequence ATGCAGGACATCGGCATCAGCTTCGGCGGCGTGGCCGCGTTGCGCGGCGCGAATCTCAGTGTCGCCGCCGGCGAAGTGCATGCGCTGATCGGCCAGAATGGCGCGGGCAAATCCACGATGATCAAGATCCTGACCGGCGCCTATCGGCGCGGATCGGGCACGGTACGCTTCGAAGGACGCGAAGTCGATTTCCGCACGCCGAAAGAGGCGCGCGAAGCCGGCATCAGCACGATCTACCAGGAAATCAACCTGGTGCCGTTCCGCTCGGTCGCGGAAAACATCTATCTTGGACGCGAGCCGCGCCGCTTCGGTCTGATCGACTGGCGCGCCGTGCAAACGCGCGCCGCCGCGCTGCTCGAATCGTTCGGCTTGCAGATCGACGTGAAGAAACCGGTGGGACGCTACTCGACCGCGATCCAGCAGATGGTGGCACTGGCGCGCGCGGTGTCCTCGGATGCGAAGATGGTCATCATGGACGAGTCCACCTCGTCGCTCGACGAACGCGAAGTGGAACTGCTGTTCACCGTGGTTCGCAAATTACGTGACGACGGGCGAGCGGTGATCTTCGTATCGCACCGGCTCGACGAACTCTATGCGCTGTGCGACCGCGTCACCGTGATGCGCGACGGCCAGACCGTCGCGCAAAGCAGGATGGCCGACATGGACAAGCTGCAACTCGTCACCACGATGCTCGGCCGCACGCTCGCGGCTGTCGTGCAGGACGACACCGAAGCCCGCGAAGCCAATCTCGCGCGACGCGGCAAGCAGGCAATGTCGGTGTCGCACATTAGCGCGCATCCCAAAGTGAACGATGTCTCGCTCGAAGTCCACGCAGGGGAGGCAGTGGGACTCGCCGGTCTGCTCGGCTCGGGCCGCACGGAAACCATGCGCCTCATGTTCGGCGCCGACCCGCTGGAGCAGGGTTCGCTGTCGATCAACGGCGAAACGGTCGCGCTGAAGTCGCCGCAAGACGCGATTTCCCGCGGTCTCGCCTATCTCACCGAAGACCGCAAGGCCGAGGGGATCGTGCCCGAACTGTCCGTGCGCGACAACCTCACGCTCGTCTGTTTGCGCACGCTCGCCAGAAACGGCGTGGTGGACGTGAAGAAGCAGCAGGCGATTGTCGAGCGCTTCATTGCGTCGCTCGGCATCAAGCTGCGTTCCGCCGACCAGCCGATCCGCGAGCTGTCCGGCGGCAATCAGCAGAAGGTCCTGCTCGCGCGCTGGCTGGCGGCCGAACCCTCGCTGCTGTTGCTCGACGAACCCACGCGCGGTATCGATGTCGGCGCAAAAGCGGACGTTGCAAAGATCGTGCGCGAATTGCGTGACGCGGGGCTGGCGGTGCTGCTGTCGGCGTCGGAACTCGAAGAACTGACTGCCGTAGCCGATCGCGCGGTGGTGATTCGCGACGGCCGCACGGTAGCCGAACTGAACGGCGCCAACATGAGCGAGACCGCCATCATGGACGCCATCGCTTACGGCAGCAAAGGACAGTCGCAACTCGCCGAAGCCGCGCAATCGACGCAGGCCTCGAATATCGAAGACGCGTTGGAGGGCGACCGTCATGGCGCTTAA
- a CDS encoding ABC transporter substrate-binding protein, producing MASLNKQLRKHARKQQIRPLAGSLLALAIGFGVATAHADDALPKLSTKTPLKVGFAQTESNNPWRLAETKSFKDIAAKCGWQMVMTDANGSNSKQVSDIQSMIAQHVDLLVFPPREEKPLAPIVLQAKKAGIPVILVDRDVDQSVAKAGRDYITFIGSDFIDQGHRAADWLVKATGGKAKIIELEGTTGASAANDRKKGFDEVIAKNPGMSIIASQSGDFARDKGRQVMETLLQAHPDVTAVYAHNDEMALGAIAAIKAAGKQPGKDIQIVTIDGTKGGMDAIAAGELGASVQSSPFFGPLACDVAQRYAKGEKIPTWVKVSDRFYDKSNVQQNMQYGY from the coding sequence ATGGCGTCGCTCAACAAGCAGTTGCGCAAACACGCGCGCAAGCAGCAGATTCGTCCGCTCGCAGGTTCCCTGCTGGCTCTGGCAATCGGTTTTGGCGTCGCCACCGCGCACGCTGACGACGCGTTGCCCAAACTGTCTACCAAGACGCCGCTGAAGGTCGGCTTCGCGCAGACCGAAAGCAACAATCCGTGGCGGCTCGCGGAAACCAAGAGCTTCAAGGACATTGCGGCCAAATGCGGCTGGCAGATGGTGATGACCGACGCCAACGGCTCGAACTCCAAACAGGTATCCGACATTCAAAGCATGATCGCGCAGCACGTCGATCTGCTGGTATTCCCGCCGCGCGAAGAAAAACCGCTCGCACCGATCGTGCTGCAAGCCAAGAAGGCCGGCATTCCGGTGATTCTGGTCGACCGTGACGTCGATCAGTCCGTGGCCAAGGCGGGGCGCGATTACATCACGTTCATCGGTTCCGACTTCATCGATCAGGGCCATCGCGCCGCCGACTGGCTCGTCAAGGCGACGGGCGGCAAGGCGAAGATCATCGAACTGGAAGGCACGACGGGCGCCTCCGCCGCAAACGATCGCAAGAAGGGTTTCGACGAAGTGATCGCGAAGAACCCGGGCATGTCGATCATCGCCTCGCAAAGCGGCGACTTCGCGCGCGACAAGGGTCGTCAGGTGATGGAGACGCTATTGCAGGCGCATCCAGACGTGACCGCCGTCTATGCACACAACGACGAAATGGCGCTTGGCGCAATCGCCGCGATCAAGGCAGCCGGCAAGCAGCCGGGCAAGGACATCCAGATCGTGACGATCGACGGCACGAAGGGCGGCATGGATGCGATCGCCGCCGGCGAACTCGGCGCAAGCGTGCAGTCGAGCCCGTTCTTCGGCCCGCTCGCGTGCGACGTCGCCCAGCGTTACGCGAAGGGCGAGAAGATCCCCACGTGGGTCAAGGTCTCGGACCGCTTCTACGACAAGAGCAACGTGCAGCAGAACATGCAGTACGGCTATTGA
- a CDS encoding LacI family DNA-binding transcriptional regulator, with protein sequence MTDIAKLTGVSQSTVSLVLNNATGAKFSEATRNKVLKAAHDLGYRLSLREPLSASTDERNLIVYLADEISTSPHPVVNVDGARDAAYASGKMLAVYSTHGNADIEKKVLDTTLSNPHVFGVIYATVYTRKVAPPAALSQVPTVLLNCYTSDSGFSSVVPAEVAGGHLATEYLLQSGHRRIGYINGEPWQDASKDRLKGYRTALATADLPFAPELVRDGDWSSGLGFELTLSLMREANPPTAIFCANDLTAIGAIEALKQLGLRVPEDVSVLGYDDQEIARHTHPPLSTVVLPNYELGRWAVETLLQEEHNRAAGAPVRHRLVKLDGPLVERGSVRVITEAKKPIINIISD encoded by the coding sequence ATGACCGACATCGCCAAGCTCACTGGCGTGTCGCAGTCGACTGTCTCGCTGGTGCTGAATAACGCGACCGGCGCCAAGTTTTCCGAAGCTACCCGCAACAAGGTGTTGAAGGCCGCGCACGATCTGGGCTACCGACTGTCGCTGCGTGAACCCCTGTCGGCATCCACCGACGAACGCAATCTGATCGTTTATCTCGCCGACGAAATTTCCACGAGCCCGCACCCCGTCGTCAACGTCGACGGCGCGCGCGATGCGGCGTATGCGAGCGGCAAGATGCTTGCCGTCTACTCGACACATGGCAACGCGGACATTGAAAAGAAGGTGCTCGATACGACACTGTCGAACCCGCACGTATTCGGCGTGATCTACGCAACTGTCTATACGCGCAAGGTGGCGCCGCCCGCCGCGCTGTCGCAGGTGCCCACCGTTCTGCTTAACTGCTACACGAGCGACAGCGGCTTCTCCTCCGTCGTACCGGCGGAGGTCGCCGGCGGCCATCTGGCGACCGAGTATCTGCTGCAATCGGGGCATCGGCGGATCGGCTATATCAACGGCGAGCCGTGGCAGGACGCGTCGAAAGATCGGCTCAAGGGCTACCGCACCGCGCTCGCCACGGCGGACCTGCCGTTCGCGCCGGAACTCGTACGCGACGGCGACTGGAGCTCGGGTCTCGGCTTCGAGTTGACGCTTTCGCTGATGCGCGAAGCCAACCCGCCCACCGCGATTTTCTGCGCGAACGACCTGACAGCGATCGGCGCGATCGAAGCGCTCAAGCAACTCGGTCTGCGCGTGCCGGAGGATGTCTCAGTGCTCGGCTATGACGACCAGGAAATCGCGCGCCATACGCATCCGCCGCTGTCCACGGTCGTGCTGCCGAACTACGAATTGGGCCGCTGGGCGGTAGAAACTCTGCTGCAGGAGGAACACAACCGGGCAGCGGGCGCACCCGTGCGGCATCGGCTCGTCAAGCTGGATGGGCCACTCGTTGAACGCGGTTCGGTCAGGGTAATTACCGAGGCAAAAAAGCCAATAATTAATATTATTAGTGATTGA
- a CDS encoding aldose 1-epimerase, with product MPDDVSSHSTPPLAEAHIEHPDLAWLDDPAIAATLVTLTAGPLRLVTAPEIGGALAAFYEVTPDGPLHWLRPASQAAFDTRDPLRMSSFPLLPYCNRIRDARFSFDGKTIDLAGNDPRFAHALHGNAWRRPWQVGERTAASVTLAFEHVPDARQPGDWPFHYRAEQRIELKSGALYITLAAQNLSARPMPFGMGHHPYYPRTAQTRIYADVRAMWHSDADVLPTRLGPHPAVEALHEGMSADAFDLDNNFANWSREATIAWPDEQRSLVMTADAPFDHTVIFAPASDRTQLCVEPVTNTTDSFNGVGTREQVGGCVLQPGEAITATVKWTPQRD from the coding sequence ATGCCCGACGACGTTTCCTCTCATTCCACTCCGCCGCTCGCCGAAGCGCACATCGAGCATCCGGATCTTGCGTGGCTCGACGACCCGGCGATCGCCGCCACTCTGGTCACGCTGACGGCAGGCCCATTGCGGCTCGTGACGGCGCCGGAGATAGGCGGCGCGCTGGCCGCGTTCTACGAAGTGACGCCGGACGGCCCGCTGCATTGGCTGCGGCCTGCATCGCAGGCCGCGTTCGATACGCGCGACCCGCTGCGCATGTCCAGCTTTCCGCTTCTACCGTATTGCAACCGGATTCGCGACGCGCGCTTTTCGTTCGACGGTAAAACAATCGACCTTGCCGGCAACGATCCGCGTTTTGCGCATGCGCTTCACGGCAATGCATGGCGGCGTCCCTGGCAAGTCGGCGAGCGCACCGCAGCCTCGGTGACGCTGGCGTTCGAACACGTGCCCGACGCACGGCAACCCGGCGACTGGCCTTTTCACTATCGCGCCGAGCAACGAATCGAGTTGAAGAGCGGCGCGCTCTACATCACGCTCGCCGCGCAGAATCTCTCCGCGCGGCCGATGCCATTCGGCATGGGACATCACCCTTACTATCCACGCACCGCGCAAACACGCATCTATGCCGACGTGCGAGCGATGTGGCATTCCGACGCCGACGTACTGCCAACGCGTCTCGGTCCCCATCCCGCTGTGGAGGCATTGCACGAAGGCATGTCGGCGGATGCGTTCGATCTCGACAACAACTTCGCGAACTGGTCGCGCGAGGCGACGATTGCATGGCCCGACGAACAGCGCAGTCTCGTCATGACCGCCGACGCGCCGTTCGACCATACGGTGATCTTCGCGCCGGCGAGTGACCGGACGCAGCTTTGCGTGGAACCGGTGACGAACACTACCGACAGCTTCAATGGCGTCGGCACGCGCGAGCAGGTGGGCGGCTGCGTGTTGCAACCGGGCGAGGCGATCACCGCAACCGTGAAATGGACGCCGCAGCGCGACTAG
- a CDS encoding endonuclease/exonuclease/phosphatase family protein, with translation MRNPEELIRESTAPKDFVAVSWNLHKGRTPLGFQAWQAMQRWVQSTHADAYFLQEAMARRMPSPVLASSFGAPLADPLNDVWHCQATEIARALELDIALGPNVFKPSWRHGNAILSPHPLDLGGRWDISAHRFEKRGLLVARATFGGHSITLLCAHLALTRSARLRQMNWIAHWIAKEAPEGPLVLAGDFNDWRNDSVPLFGEHGLQEVATLLGESGRTFPAFSPALALDKMFVRGMQPVEWIPPTQETAWLSDHLPYMARLRIE, from the coding sequence ATGCGAAACCCCGAAGAATTGATCCGCGAGAGCACAGCGCCCAAAGATTTCGTTGCGGTGAGCTGGAATCTGCATAAAGGCCGCACGCCACTCGGTTTTCAGGCCTGGCAGGCCATGCAACGCTGGGTCCAGTCGACCCATGCGGATGCGTATTTTTTACAGGAAGCGATGGCGCGGCGCATGCCGTCGCCGGTCCTGGCGAGCAGCTTCGGTGCGCCGCTCGCCGATCCGCTGAACGATGTCTGGCACTGCCAGGCCACTGAGATTGCGCGCGCACTGGAACTCGACATCGCGCTCGGCCCAAACGTGTTCAAACCGTCGTGGCGGCATGGCAATGCGATTCTGTCGCCCCATCCGCTGGATCTCGGCGGACGCTGGGACATTTCCGCGCATCGCTTTGAAAAGCGTGGCTTGCTGGTGGCACGCGCGACGTTCGGCGGCCATTCGATCACGCTGCTGTGCGCGCATCTGGCGCTCACGCGTTCGGCGCGCTTGCGGCAAATGAACTGGATTGCGCACTGGATCGCGAAGGAAGCACCCGAAGGGCCGCTGGTTCTGGCCGGCGACTTCAACGACTGGCGCAATGACTCGGTGCCGTTGTTCGGCGAGCATGGTCTGCAGGAAGTGGCGACGCTGCTCGGCGAATCGGGCCGCACCTTCCCGGCGTTTTCACCGGCACTCGCGCTCGACAAGATGTTCGTGCGCGGCATGCAGCCTGTCGAATGGATCCCGCCGACGCAGGAAACGGCGTGGCTGTCCGATCACCTGCCGTATATGGCGCGTCTACGCATCGAATAG
- a CDS encoding AAA family ATPase: MTTAMVKQEIAVASFSRVYDLDQVESALNDLGEGANEALRATYEKMLKTGNMRFCVKPNRMPSIDDLIGALPNFSVPLDDIRKQVALCLETEDRLELMPILLLGDPGIGKTHFAKQLARLLGTAYQYVAMSSLTAGWILSGASSQWKNAKPGKVFDALVNGSYANPVIAVDEIDKATGDSQYDPLGALYALLEHDTAQTFTDEFAEIPINAGHVIWIATANDERSIPEPILNRMNVYEIPPPDCDGARRIAQAIYHEIRSAHNWGQRFPELLGDSALDALRQASPREMRRAILNGFGAARIDGRDGIEAGDIRLDFGNRRKTIGF, encoded by the coding sequence ATGACAACAGCAATGGTCAAACAGGAAATCGCCGTGGCTTCTTTCAGCCGCGTGTACGACCTCGATCAGGTCGAAAGCGCACTGAACGATCTGGGCGAAGGCGCCAACGAAGCACTGCGCGCCACTTACGAAAAGATGCTGAAAACCGGCAACATGCGCTTTTGCGTCAAGCCGAACCGCATGCCGTCGATCGACGATCTGATCGGCGCGCTGCCCAACTTTTCAGTGCCGCTCGACGACATCCGCAAGCAGGTCGCGTTGTGCCTCGAAACCGAAGACCGGCTCGAACTGATGCCGATCCTGCTGCTCGGCGACCCTGGCATCGGCAAGACGCACTTTGCGAAGCAGTTGGCGCGCCTGCTCGGCACCGCCTATCAATATGTGGCGATGAGCTCGCTGACTGCGGGCTGGATTCTGTCCGGCGCGTCGTCGCAATGGAAGAACGCGAAGCCCGGCAAGGTGTTCGACGCGCTCGTGAACGGCAGCTACGCCAACCCCGTGATTGCCGTCGACGAGATCGACAAGGCGACCGGCGATTCCCAATACGATCCGCTCGGCGCGCTGTACGCGCTGCTCGAACACGATACGGCGCAGACCTTTACCGACGAGTTCGCGGAAATTCCGATCAACGCGGGCCACGTGATCTGGATCGCAACGGCCAACGACGAGCGTTCGATTCCCGAGCCGATCCTGAATCGCATGAATGTGTACGAAATTCCGCCGCCTGATTGCGACGGCGCGCGCCGTATTGCGCAGGCGATCTATCACGAGATCCGCTCGGCGCATAACTGGGGACAGCGCTTTCCTGAACTGCTCGGCGATTCGGCGCTGGACGCATTGAGGCAGGCGTCGCCGCGCGAGATGCGGCGGGCGATCCTGAACGGCTTCGGCGCTGCGCGCATTGACGGTCGAGATGGCATCGAAGCCGGCGACATTCGGCTGGATTTCGGAAATCGTCGAAAAACCATCGGTTTTTAA
- a CDS encoding NAD(P)/FAD-dependent oxidoreductase — protein MDQIECVVIGAGVVGLAVARALAMRGREVIVLEAAEAIGVGTSSRNSEVIHAGIYYPRGSLKASLCVRGREMLYDYCVERNVPHSRCGKLLVATSRNQIPQLESIMAKGRDNGVLDLMRISGDQAQALEPALQCVEAVFSPQTGIVDSHQLMLALQGDAERDGAVCAFHSPVQAVEASNGRFIIKVGGSAPTTISAACVVNSAGLYANALARNIRGLDARHVPPLYLARGNYFGMSGRAPFSRLIYPMPNEAGLGVHLTIDLGGQARFGPDVEWVDAINYDVDPRRAESFYAAIRAYWPALPDHALQPAYAGIRPKLSGPGEPAADFIIQGPAAHGVRGLVNLFGIESPGLTASLAIAQRVCELAGRAG, from the coding sequence ATGGACCAAATCGAATGTGTAGTGATCGGCGCGGGCGTAGTCGGTCTCGCGGTAGCACGCGCGCTGGCCATGCGTGGCCGCGAGGTGATCGTGCTCGAAGCGGCCGAGGCGATTGGCGTCGGCACCAGCTCGCGCAATAGCGAAGTGATACACGCGGGCATTTACTATCCGCGCGGTTCGCTCAAGGCGTCGCTGTGCGTGCGGGGTCGTGAAATGCTGTACGACTACTGTGTCGAGCGCAACGTGCCGCATTCGCGTTGCGGCAAACTGCTTGTTGCGACTTCGCGCAACCAGATTCCGCAGCTCGAAAGCATCATGGCGAAGGGTCGCGACAACGGCGTGCTGGACCTGATGCGTATTTCCGGCGACCAGGCGCAAGCGCTCGAACCGGCGCTTCAATGCGTCGAGGCGGTGTTCTCGCCGCAAACGGGCATCGTGGACAGTCATCAGCTGATGCTCGCACTGCAGGGCGATGCGGAACGCGACGGCGCCGTCTGTGCATTTCACTCGCCAGTGCAAGCGGTTGAAGCAAGCAATGGCCGTTTCATCATCAAGGTCGGCGGCAGCGCGCCGACAACCATCAGCGCCGCCTGCGTGGTCAACAGCGCGGGCCTTTATGCGAACGCGCTGGCGCGCAACATTCGCGGTCTCGACGCCCGCCACGTGCCGCCGCTTTATCTCGCGCGCGGCAATTACTTCGGCATGTCGGGCCGTGCGCCGTTCAGCCGTCTCATCTACCCGATGCCGAACGAGGCGGGGCTCGGCGTGCATCTGACGATCGACTTAGGCGGCCAGGCGCGCTTCGGTCCCGACGTCGAATGGGTGGACGCCATCAACTACGACGTCGATCCGCGTCGCGCTGAGTCGTTCTATGCGGCGATTCGCGCCTACTGGCCGGCGCTTCCCGACCATGCGTTGCAACCTGCTTATGCGGGAATTCGTCCGAAGCTGTCCGGACCCGGCGAGCCGGCGGCCGACTTCATCATTCAGGGGCCGGCCGCGCATGGCGTGCGTGGACTCGTCAATCTGTTCGGTATCGAATCGCCGGGACTGACCGCTTCGCTCGCAATCGCCCAGCGTGTCTGCGAACTGGCTGGACGCGCCGGTTAG
- a CDS encoding high-potential iron-sulfur protein, protein MKSSRRSFLITSVGVASTFALSRQAFADAPKVAETDPTAQALGYKADASKVDKAKFAKYAAGQDCGNCSFYQGKATDAWANCPMFAGKQVASKGWCSAYNKKA, encoded by the coding sequence ATGAAATCTTCCCGTCGTAGCTTCCTGATTACCAGCGTTGGTGTAGCTTCCACTTTCGCTCTGTCGCGCCAGGCGTTCGCCGACGCGCCCAAGGTGGCCGAAACCGATCCGACCGCCCAGGCGCTTGGCTACAAAGCCGACGCGAGCAAGGTCGACAAGGCCAAGTTTGCAAAATATGCAGCAGGCCAGGATTGCGGCAATTGCAGCTTCTACCAAGGCAAGGCAACCGACGCGTGGGCAAACTGCCCGATGTTCGCCGGCAAGCAGGTGGCGAGCAAAGGCTGGTGCAGCGCCTATAACAAGAAGGCCTAA